In the Sphingobacterium sp. PCS056 genome, AGCAAGGTAAGATCAATTTTTCCTGAGTGGTCTACCTCTAGATAAGTGACTACAGCTCCTTGTCTTTCTAGATCTTGTATGGTAGTCAAAACAGCTTTATGCTCTGTCCTGACGGTGATGATATGTTTTCCTTTTGATTGATAGTTCTTAAAGATTCCCTTTATAACCGTATTGATAGATTCAGTTGCGCCTGAATTGAAAAAAATTTCTTTTGTTTGGCAATTGAGTGCTTGTGCAACTTGCGTACGGGCCTTTTCTATAACAGCATTGGCTTCGCGTCCCATACTGTGATACAGGCTGGATGCGTTTGCATAATTATGGATGAAATAGGGTACCATGGTATTCCATACATCATCCATAATTCTTGTAGTCGCATTATTATCAAGATAAATCAAATCCTTCATGATATAAAGGTAGAAATTATCTTTTTTATAAAGTCCTTGATGTAGGATTGATTTCCTTTTGTTTAATGTTGGGATTGTAGTTTAATCCTGGACTCAACCAATACATCAATACGACCCTAGAATATCGGTAATTGAAAGGACTAAGTATAAAAACTGTTAATAAAGCGACAATTGAATACAGCCAAAAAGAATTGTCATTGCCGGTAATCACATAGGCAGCGACACAAGCTGTGATCATTTCGGCTACTGTAAATGCGTAGCTGACAAACATGGATACATAAAAATAACCAGGTTCTCGTTCATAACGTAAACCACAATAATCACAATGTGTATTCATTTTTTGAGTTTTAAAACCGTAAGTATTCCCTGTGAATATTTTACCTTTTCGACAGCGAGGGCACAGTGCTTTGCTGGCAGCTTTAAACTCTGATAATTCGTAGGTAGTTTCGTTCTCTTTCATATCTAACTGTTGTTTTTTCTGAATTCATCGGGTGTTAATCCAGTAGCTTTTTTAAAAAATTTAGTGAAATAAGAGTTGTCATTAAAATTCAACTCGATTGCGATCTCATTAATATTGAGATTTTTATTGACCAATAACCTTTTTGCTTCAAGCAATACGCGCTCCCTGATTATCTCTCCAGCAGAACTCCCGATATAAGACTTGCAGATCGCGTTCAAGTGATTGGGGGTAATAAATAATTGTTCTGCGTATGCTTTGGGTAATCTGATTTCTTTAAAGTTTTTTTCAACTAATCGCTGATAATTATGGAAAATGGTATAATTATAGGGATTACTTGTTTTTTCTGTTTTTGTGCCATGCCATGACTCGATCCAAAGTAATAGTTGGAGCAGACTCACCCGAATTAAATCTGTAGCAATTGGATTTTTGCTCGTTTGGTAAAATGCTTCAAACATCTTTAAAGCTTCTTGTCGATTGGTCTCTGGTATAGTAAAAACAATTTGATCACTCTGTCCACTTAGAAATGAGAAACGGTTTAAATAGTCAGTCCTCAGTAAAAAAGATTGAAAATAT is a window encoding:
- a CDS encoding DUF983 domain-containing protein codes for the protein MKENETTYELSEFKAASKALCPRCRKGKIFTGNTYGFKTQKMNTHCDYCGLRYEREPGYFYVSMFVSYAFTVAEMITACVAAYVITGNDNSFWLYSIVALLTVFILSPFNYRYSRVVLMYWLSPGLNYNPNIKQKEINPTSRTL
- a CDS encoding AraC family transcriptional regulator, yielding MIKKSTIPVLDNCSINNDSSSLLFVDHLADYIAKHHNMVFPHKHNFYHFVLFTKGSGNHLIDFEKHDIEAYQIYFMAPGQVHTWNFSGDEQGFVVNFDPEYFQSFLLRTDYLNRFSFLSGQSDQIVFTIPETNRQEALKMFEAFYQTSKNPIATDLIRVSLLQLLLWIESWHGTKTEKTSNPYNYTIFHNYQRLVEKNFKEIRLPKAYAEQLFITPNHLNAICKSYIGSSAGEIIRERVLLEAKRLLVNKNLNINEIAIELNFNDNSYFTKFFKKATGLTPDEFRKNNS